A window from Pseudobutyrivibrio ruminis HUN009 encodes these proteins:
- a CDS encoding ABC transporter ATP-binding protein: MADISLKNINKVYPNGFQAVKDFNLEIKDQEFIIFVGPSGCGKSTTLRMIAGLEEISSGELLIDGKLMNDVEPKDRDIAMVFQNYALYPHMTVYDNMAFGLKLRKVPKDEIDKKVREAAKILDLEKLLDRKPKALSGGQRQRVAMGRAIVRNPKVFLMDEPLSNLDAKLRVQMRTEISKLHDSLGATMIYVTHDQTEAMTLGTRIVVMKDGVVQQIDTPANLYQKPCNLFVAGFIGSPQMNFLNGTLNADCSAIQVNGATIQIPPAKTKALSEKNYGGKEVILGIRPEDIHDSQIYVDTQSASVIEAKISVYELLGAEVYLYFDYAGTQVTARVDPRTTARGGDTVKFALDMEKAHFFDKDTELTIAN; encoded by the coding sequence ATGGCAGACATTTCATTAAAAAACATTAATAAGGTTTATCCAAATGGCTTCCAGGCTGTTAAGGATTTCAACCTTGAGATTAAGGATCAGGAATTCATCATTTTCGTAGGACCTTCTGGTTGTGGTAAGTCTACAACACTTCGTATGATTGCAGGTCTTGAAGAGATTTCTTCAGGTGAGCTTCTCATCGACGGAAAGCTTATGAACGACGTAGAGCCAAAGGACAGAGATATCGCAATGGTATTCCAGAACTACGCTCTTTATCCACATATGACAGTTTACGATAACATGGCATTTGGTCTTAAGCTTCGTAAAGTACCAAAGGACGAAATCGATAAGAAGGTACGTGAGGCTGCTAAGATCCTTGACCTTGAGAAGCTTCTTGACAGAAAGCCAAAGGCTCTTTCAGGTGGTCAGAGACAGCGTGTTGCTATGGGTCGTGCAATCGTTCGTAACCCTAAGGTATTCCTTATGGATGAGCCTCTTTCAAACCTTGATGCAAAGCTTCGTGTTCAGATGAGAACAGAGATTTCTAAGCTTCATGATTCACTTGGAGCAACAATGATCTACGTTACACATGATCAGACAGAGGCTATGACACTTGGTACAAGAATCGTAGTTATGAAGGACGGTGTTGTTCAGCAGATCGATACACCAGCAAACCTTTACCAGAAGCCTTGCAACCTCTTCGTTGCTGGATTCATCGGTTCACCACAGATGAACTTCCTCAATGGTACACTTAATGCTGATTGCTCAGCTATCCAGGTTAACGGTGCTACAATCCAGATTCCACCAGCAAAGACAAAGGCTCTTTCAGAGAAGAACTACGGTGGTAAGGAAGTAATCCTTGGTATCCGTCCAGAGGATATTCACGATTCTCAGATTTACGTTGATACACAGTCTGCTTCAGTTATCGAAGCTAAGATTTCTGTATACGAGCTTCTTGGTGCAGAGGTTTACTTATACTTCGATTATGCTGGAACTCAGGTTACAGCTAGAGTTGACCCACGTACAACAGCAAGAGGTGGCGACACAGTTAAATTTGCTCTTGATATGGAGAAGGCTCACTTCTTCGATAAGGATACAGAGCTTACAATTGCAAACTAA
- a CDS encoding DHH family phosphoesterase, translating to MEALKYRNRLKRYLRFPLYMLIIFLIGCIILSFVNPKSAGIMLAFVLLYGLACFAYYKANLKSFKNTIIEYAVHYGTVQKELLKNFRLPYVLLDSTGRIMWMNEEFCQLVDKNKTYNKSITSIFSEITREGIDHAKDDNFDIHIEYNERKYLACLQRLDMTEPLQGSNLVANMDEATDGLVAIILFDETDIQATKAKINDQGMVMALLYVDNYDEVFDQVENAKRSMLLALLDRKINKYFGEADAIVSRLEKDKYLIMFQHKYLKNFEDDKFSIVEDITGIKMGNDKDITVSIGIGLGSDNYNQKAQYAHVAIDLALARGGCQVVVKNGQDVSYYGTHGKEVERSTRVKARVKAQALRELMETRERIIVMGHNLSDADCLGASVGVFCAGREIGKPVNIVIDTITSSMRPVVESFTEKGEYPDDMFITSEQALNLCNDNTLIMVVDTNRPSYVECPGLLYKNKNIVVIDHHRQVEEIIENPILSYIEPYASSASEMIAEVLQYFAEKININPTEADCIYAGILIDTNNFMTKTGVRTFEAAAFLRRNGAEVTRVRKMLRENMETYKARAEIVRNAAVYRDAFAIAECEPDGNLESPTVVGAQAANELLNIVGIKASFVLTKYMDKIYISSRSIDEIDVQSIMARLGGGGHVNIAGAQIQNRTLDEVREDLEATIDKMLEEGEIRL from the coding sequence ATGGAAGCATTAAAGTATAGGAATCGTCTGAAAAGATATCTAAGATTCCCTCTGTACATGCTTATTATTTTTTTAATAGGTTGTATCATTCTAAGCTTTGTAAACCCAAAGTCAGCAGGTATAATGTTGGCCTTTGTCTTGCTTTATGGTTTAGCTTGTTTTGCATACTACAAAGCAAATCTTAAATCCTTTAAAAACACTATAATTGAATATGCAGTTCATTATGGAACAGTTCAAAAGGAACTTTTAAAGAACTTTAGATTGCCATATGTATTGTTGGATTCCACAGGAAGAATAATGTGGATGAATGAGGAGTTTTGCCAGCTTGTAGATAAAAACAAAACATACAACAAATCAATCACTAGCATCTTCTCAGAAATCACACGTGAAGGAATCGATCATGCTAAGGACGACAACTTCGATATTCATATTGAATATAATGAAAGAAAGTATTTAGCATGTCTTCAGCGACTTGATATGACCGAGCCACTTCAGGGCAGCAATCTTGTAGCCAACATGGATGAGGCCACAGATGGTTTGGTTGCAATCATCTTGTTTGATGAGACAGATATTCAAGCTACAAAGGCCAAGATAAATGACCAGGGAATGGTAATGGCCCTTCTATATGTAGATAATTATGATGAAGTATTTGACCAGGTAGAGAATGCAAAGCGTTCAATGCTTTTAGCACTTCTTGATAGAAAGATTAACAAATACTTTGGTGAGGCTGATGCAATCGTCAGCCGTCTTGAAAAAGATAAATACCTCATCATGTTCCAGCACAAATATCTCAAGAACTTCGAGGATGATAAATTCTCTATAGTAGAAGATATCACTGGAATAAAGATGGGAAATGATAAAGATATCACAGTTAGTATTGGTATCGGACTTGGAAGCGACAACTACAACCAAAAGGCACAGTACGCACATGTTGCAATCGACCTTGCACTTGCCCGTGGCGGATGCCAGGTAGTTGTTAAGAACGGACAGGACGTTTCTTATTATGGTACTCATGGTAAGGAAGTTGAGCGTTCAACTCGTGTAAAGGCCAGAGTTAAGGCACAGGCCCTTCGCGAGCTTATGGAAACAAGAGAAAGAATCATTGTTATGGGACACAATCTTTCTGATGCAGACTGTTTGGGCGCATCAGTTGGTGTGTTCTGCGCAGGTAGAGAAATCGGCAAGCCTGTAAATATCGTTATTGATACAATCACAAGCTCAATGCGACCAGTAGTAGAGAGCTTTACAGAAAAGGGCGAGTACCCAGATGACATGTTCATCACAAGTGAGCAGGCACTCAATCTTTGCAATGACAACACCCTTATTATGGTTGTTGACACAAATAGACCAAGCTATGTAGAATGTCCAGGACTTCTATATAAAAACAAAAATATCGTTGTAATCGATCACCACAGACAGGTGGAGGAGATTATTGAAAATCCAATTCTCTCTTACATCGAGCCATATGCATCATCAGCAAGTGAGATGATTGCCGAGGTGCTTCAGTATTTCGCAGAGAAAATCAATATCAACCCAACAGAGGCTGATTGTATTTATGCAGGTATCTTAATTGATACAAACAACTTTATGACAAAGACTGGTGTTCGTACATTTGAGGCAGCTGCCTTCCTTCGTAGAAATGGAGCAGAAGTTACTAGAGTTAGAAAGATGCTTCGTGAAAACATGGAGACATACAAGGCACGTGCTGAAATTGTTAGAAATGCAGCAGTATACCGCGATGCATTTGCCATTGCAGAATGCGAGCCAGATGGAAATCTTGAAAGTCCAACAGTAGTTGGTGCCCAGGCTGCGAATGAGCTTCTTAATATCGTAGGTATCAAAGCATCATTTGTTTTGACAAAATACATGGACAAGATTTACATAAGTTCTCGTTCAATCGATGAAATCGATGTTCAAAGTATTATGGCCCGATTGGGTGGTGGCGGACATGTAAATATTGCAGGAGCCCAGATTCAAAATCGTACACTTGATGAGGTTCGTGAGGACCTTGAAGCAACAATAGATAAAATGCTAGAAGAAGGAGAAATTAGGCTATGA
- a CDS encoding ATP-binding protein: MFKGRKSEIEKLNGFYEGEEASVAVVSGQLGVGKTALLREFAKDKETIFFEAYETTAKHQFEQISKTIGSSTVLDGETFCQEISKRAAKTKQLIIIDQYPHIVKSNPDFDKKLHEYIVGEWKKLPVKLILCSDAFMLVDKYIKGKKALWKNDITLDLVVQPLGFYDSCEFFADASPKEAAFLYGITGGIPYNLIRVAALLGIDGYDIYGISPIQGEDKIKEVACKLFLDKNCNLGLNPEVVMATELRELSYYNYMLATLAKGLNRVNQISAEVEKPKDVVVPYLNSLMSIGVCTKDTAITEITNRKKTRYSIVNTSTLFWYKHIVANYNLYISGQVDELWNTIKADIDDYMKEVFIKICAEYLRDRSDNNLLPFTIEEIGNWWVNDDEAGTTDGFDLVSLGKCDGKSATIFAQCYYIHEPIEVAQLKSLIEKTKQLHRQGDAFYLVFSNAGFHENAITISSAIKNIMLITLDEMR, encoded by the coding sequence ATGTTTAAAGGACGCAAATCAGAAATTGAAAAACTAAATGGATTTTATGAGGGAGAAGAAGCATCCGTTGCAGTTGTTTCTGGCCAATTGGGGGTTGGAAAGACAGCTCTGTTAAGAGAGTTTGCAAAGGACAAAGAAACCATTTTTTTCGAGGCTTACGAGACTACTGCGAAGCATCAGTTTGAGCAAATTAGCAAAACTATAGGTTCGTCAACTGTTCTTGATGGGGAGACATTTTGCCAAGAAATTTCTAAGAGGGCTGCAAAAACTAAGCAGCTTATCATCATTGACCAATACCCTCATATTGTTAAATCAAATCCAGATTTTGATAAAAAACTTCATGAATATATCGTCGGAGAATGGAAGAAATTACCAGTAAAACTAATTCTATGTTCCGATGCGTTTATGCTAGTTGATAAATACATAAAGGGCAAAAAGGCCCTTTGGAAAAACGATATAACACTTGATTTGGTGGTTCAGCCACTAGGATTCTACGACTCATGCGAGTTTTTCGCTGATGCTAGCCCAAAGGAAGCTGCATTTTTATACGGTATAACAGGTGGTATTCCATACAACTTGATACGTGTAGCAGCACTTTTAGGAATAGATGGATATGATATATATGGCATCAGTCCTATACAGGGCGAGGATAAAATAAAAGAAGTTGCATGTAAACTATTTCTAGATAAGAATTGCAATCTCGGTTTGAATCCAGAGGTGGTAATGGCTACAGAGCTTCGCGAGCTATCATATTACAACTATATGTTAGCTACACTTGCCAAGGGATTAAACAGAGTTAATCAGATTTCAGCAGAGGTTGAAAAGCCAAAGGATGTTGTAGTTCCTTACTTAAATTCGCTTATGTCTATTGGCGTTTGTACAAAGGATACCGCAATCACAGAAATTACAAATAGAAAGAAAACACGTTATTCAATTGTTAATACCAGCACATTATTCTGGTACAAGCACATTGTGGCAAACTACAATTTATATATTTCAGGTCAGGTGGATGAGCTTTGGAACACAATCAAAGCAGACATTGATGACTATATGAAGGAAGTATTCATCAAAATATGTGCAGAATACTTGCGAGACAGAAGCGATAATAACCTTCTTCCATTTACAATCGAAGAGATTGGAAACTGGTGGGTTAATGACGATGAAGCAGGAACCACAGATGGCTTTGATTTGGTATCACTTGGTAAATGCGATGGCAAATCTGCTACAATTTTCGCACAGTGCTACTACATCCATGAGCCAATAGAAGTTGCGCAGTTAAAGTCGTTAATTGAAAAGACAAAACAGCTTCATAGACAGGGAGATGCATTTTATCTTGTATTTTCTAATGCAGGCTTCCATGAAAATGCTATCACCATTTCATCAGCAATCAAAAACATTATGTTGATTACCTTGGATGAAATGAGATAA
- the dnaB gene encoding replicative DNA helicase, whose product MMEDVIRRQMPNSLEAEQSVIGSMIVDRDVIVECSEILIKDDFYHQQYGMLFEAIVELFNAGEPVDEVTLQNKLKEKGVPPEFASLEFIQELVLGVPTTVNAKSYANIVKDKAILRNVIKVNQNIENMCFEGTEDVDTILNQTERDIFSLVQNRGNTDYVPIRQVVMNAIAKIEQASKQKGVVTGIPTGFIDLDRQTAGLQPSDLILIAARPSMGKTAFVLNLAQHITIHEHLCAAIFSLEMSKEQLVNRLFALESRVDAQKLRTGNLQEADWENLIEGAGKIGNSKLIIDDTPGISIGELRSKCRKFKMEFGLSIIIIDYLQLMSGNGKSESRQQEISEISRSLKGLARELNVPVIALSQLSRAVEQRPDHRPMMSDLRESGAIEQDADVVMFIYRDDYYNHDTELKNVSEIIVAKQRNGPIGTIELTWLPEYTRFANRDRSQYSNHDE is encoded by the coding sequence ATAATGGAAGATGTAATTCGCAGACAAATGCCCAACTCTTTGGAGGCGGAGCAGTCAGTAATCGGTTCAATGATTGTTGATAGAGATGTTATTGTTGAATGTTCAGAAATCCTCATTAAAGACGATTTTTATCATCAGCAGTACGGAATGCTTTTTGAAGCAATCGTAGAGCTTTTTAATGCTGGCGAGCCGGTTGATGAGGTTACTCTTCAAAACAAGCTTAAAGAAAAAGGAGTTCCACCAGAATTTGCTTCGCTGGAATTTATCCAGGAGCTTGTACTTGGAGTACCAACCACAGTCAATGCAAAAAGCTACGCTAACATCGTAAAAGATAAGGCTATACTTAGAAACGTAATTAAAGTAAATCAAAATATTGAAAACATGTGCTTTGAAGGTACAGAAGATGTTGATACTATTTTGAACCAGACTGAAAGAGATATATTCTCGTTGGTTCAGAACAGAGGAAATACAGATTATGTTCCAATTCGTCAGGTTGTTATGAATGCAATCGCAAAGATTGAGCAGGCTTCAAAGCAGAAGGGTGTAGTTACAGGTATCCCAACAGGATTTATTGATTTGGATAGACAGACAGCTGGACTTCAGCCATCGGATCTTATCCTTATTGCAGCCCGTCCTTCAATGGGTAAAACAGCCTTCGTTCTTAACTTGGCACAGCACATCACTATTCATGAGCATCTTTGTGCAGCTATATTCTCACTGGAAATGTCAAAGGAGCAATTAGTTAACCGTCTTTTTGCTCTGGAGTCACGAGTAGATGCACAAAAGCTTAGAACAGGTAATCTTCAAGAGGCAGATTGGGAAAACCTTATTGAAGGTGCTGGTAAAATCGGTAACTCAAAGCTTATTATTGATGATACACCTGGTATTTCAATTGGTGAGCTTCGAAGCAAATGTAGAAAATTCAAAATGGAATTTGGTTTGTCTATTATCATCATCGACTACTTACAGTTGATGTCAGGTAATGGAAAATCAGAAAGTAGACAGCAGGAAATTTCGGAAATTTCACGATCACTTAAGGGACTTGCCCGTGAACTAAATGTTCCAGTTATAGCACTATCACAGCTTTCCCGTGCGGTTGAGCAGCGTCCTGATCACAGACCTATGATGTCAGATTTGCGTGAATCCGGAGCCATCGAGCAGGATGCCGACGTGGTTATGTTCATTTACCGTGATGATTACTATAACCACGATACAGAATTGAAAAACGTTTCAGAAATCATCGTTGCTAAACAACGTAACGGTCCTATCGGAACTATTGAGCTTACATGGCTCCCAGAATACACAAGATTCGCAAACCGCGATAGAAGCCAGTATTCAAATCACGATGAATAA
- a CDS encoding transketolase translates to MTNQELVKTAIEVRKGIIEGVHAAKAGHPGGSLSATEVFTYLYFEEMNIDPKNPKKADRDRFVLSKGHTAPGLYATLAQRGFFPVEDLKGLRSIGSHLQGHPCVQHTPGIDASSGSLGQGISVATGMALSAKLSNESYRVYTLLGDGEIQEGQVWEAAMFAAAKKLDNLCVIVDNNGLQIDGRIEDVNSPYPIPDKFRAFNFHVVEVADGNDFDQLRAAFKEARETKGQPTAIIMKTVKGKGVSFMENQVGWHGKAPNDEEYAIAMEELKKAGEE, encoded by the coding sequence ATGACAAATCAAGAGCTAGTAAAAACTGCTATTGAAGTCCGCAAGGGAATCATTGAAGGTGTTCACGCTGCAAAAGCTGGACATCCAGGCGGATCTCTTTCAGCAACAGAGGTGTTTACATACCTCTACTTTGAGGAGATGAATATCGATCCAAAGAATCCAAAGAAGGCAGACAGAGATAGATTCGTGCTTTCAAAGGGACACACAGCACCAGGTCTTTATGCCACACTTGCACAGAGAGGCTTCTTCCCAGTTGAGGATTTAAAGGGCCTTCGTAGCATTGGTAGTCACTTACAGGGACATCCATGTGTGCAGCATACACCAGGTATTGATGCATCATCAGGTTCACTTGGCCAGGGAATTTCTGTAGCAACAGGTATGGCTCTTTCAGCAAAACTCTCTAATGAATCTTATAGAGTTTATACACTTCTTGGAGATGGTGAAATCCAGGAAGGACAGGTATGGGAAGCTGCAATGTTCGCAGCAGCAAAGAAGCTCGATAACCTTTGCGTAATCGTAGACAACAATGGTCTTCAGATTGATGGACGTATCGAGGATGTAAACAGCCCATATCCAATCCCAGATAAATTCAGAGCATTTAACTTCCATGTAGTAGAAGTTGCAGATGGCAATGATTTTGATCAGCTTCGCGCTGCTTTCAAAGAAGCAAGAGAAACAAAAGGACAGCCTACAGCTATCATTATGAAGACTGTAAAGGGCAAGGGCGTTTCATTTATGGAGAACCAGGTAGGATGGCACGGAAAAGCTCCTAACGACGAGGAGTATGCTATCGCTATGGAAGAATTAAAGAAAGCAGGTGAAGAGTAA
- the rplI gene encoding 50S ribosomal protein L9, producing MKVILLSDVKSLGKKGEVVEVSEGYARNMLFKKKLGVEATNAALNDLKLQNKHDEKVAQENYEAALAFEKEIAEWKVETKIKTGEGGRTFGSVSTKEIAEAAKKQYGKEIDKKKIVLDDPIRALGTYEVKVKLHPKVTATLRVHVSEQ from the coding sequence ATGAAAGTAATACTTCTTTCAGACGTTAAGTCACTTGGTAAAAAAGGCGAGGTTGTAGAGGTTAGCGAAGGCTACGCAAGAAATATGCTCTTCAAGAAAAAGCTTGGAGTAGAGGCAACAAACGCAGCTCTGAACGACCTTAAGCTTCAGAATAAACACGATGAAAAAGTTGCTCAGGAAAATTATGAGGCAGCACTTGCATTTGAAAAAGAAATTGCAGAGTGGAAAGTAGAAACAAAGATTAAAACAGGTGAGGGCGGAAGAACCTTCGGATCTGTTTCAACAAAAGAAATTGCTGAGGCTGCTAAGAAGCAGTACGGCAAGGAAATCGACAAAAAGAAAATTGTTCTTGATGATCCAATCAGAGCACTTGGCACATACGAGGTAAAGGTAAAGCTTCATCCAAAGGTTACAGCAACACTTCGTGTGCATGTTTCAGAACAATAA
- a CDS encoding transketolase family protein, translating into MADVKKIATRESYGNALVALGEKYDNLVVLDADLAAATKTGIFKKAFPERHIDCGIAESNMVGIAAGLASTGKVPFCSSFAMFAAGRAFEQVRNSVGYPHLNVKIGATHAGISVGEDGATHQCNEDIALMRTIPGMTIINPSDDVEAKAAVEAAYKMDGPVYLRFGRLAVPVINDRPDYKFEIGKGVVLKEGKDLTIIATGLEVNESLEAAKKLAEDGIDAEVINIHTIKPIDADLIVKSASKTGKVVTVEEHSIIGGLGGAVAEVLSEKCPTKMLRIGVKDTFGESGPAVKLLAKYELDAEGIYKQIKAFV; encoded by the coding sequence ATGGCAGATGTTAAGAAAATCGCAACTCGTGAGAGCTACGGTAACGCTCTCGTTGCTTTAGGTGAGAAATATGACAATTTAGTAGTTCTTGATGCTGACCTTGCAGCGGCTACAAAGACAGGTATTTTTAAGAAGGCATTTCCTGAGCGTCATATTGACTGTGGTATTGCAGAGTCAAACATGGTTGGTATTGCAGCAGGTCTTGCTAGCACAGGAAAGGTTCCATTCTGCTCATCATTTGCAATGTTTGCAGCAGGACGTGCTTTCGAACAGGTACGTAACTCAGTTGGTTACCCACACCTTAATGTAAAGATTGGTGCAACTCACGCAGGTATTTCAGTAGGTGAGGATGGCGCTACACATCAGTGTAACGAGGATATCGCGCTTATGCGTACAATCCCAGGAATGACAATCATCAATCCTTCTGATGATGTTGAAGCAAAGGCTGCTGTTGAGGCTGCTTACAAGATGGATGGTCCAGTTTACCTTCGTTTTGGACGTCTTGCAGTACCTGTAATCAACGATAGACCAGATTACAAGTTTGAAATTGGTAAGGGTGTTGTTCTTAAAGAGGGCAAGGATCTTACAATCATTGCTACAGGTCTCGAGGTTAACGAATCACTTGAAGCTGCAAAGAAGCTTGCAGAGGATGGAATTGATGCTGAGGTTATCAACATCCACACAATCAAGCCTATCGATGCTGATCTTATCGTAAAGAGTGCATCTAAGACAGGCAAGGTTGTAACAGTAGAAGAGCATTCAATTATCGGTGGTCTTGGTGGAGCTGTTGCAGAAGTTCTTTCAGAGAAGTGCCCTACAAAGATGCTTCGCATCGGTGTAAAGGATACATTCGGAGAGTCAGGCCCAGCTGTTAAGCTTCTCGCTAAATACGAATTAGATGCTGAGGGTATCTACAAGCAGATTAAAGCATTTGTATAA
- a CDS encoding serine/threonine protein kinase, translating into MIPKGIEDKYEVIRILQETAATAVLLVNYKSIGALRILKAIHKASPNAHSILSEAHLLQGIKSSRIPTIYSVEDTNDMYYLVEEFIEGISLREYLLQTKLSKEELYRLAIEVCHIFEALHSAEPEPVLYRDLKPEHLILQGDKLRLIDFGIAIKKSQSATAMPLGTKNWSAPEQLKGQKLDERCDIYSVGKIIEFLQINSYAKDDFRLRKLVDKATAASPSDRYNSVNELLSQLLKLQGVRANENTESGIRHRQIAVIGADCGVGTTHIAINLCRYLNSKHIDTYYKDFEKNTVHHLWEHFKDSHVRSGVLYHKNFRGILNYGDAVESYAPPTGLYVLDCGTNDKYISDAQIIFYIVSASPWKTINYPYWIKDKTVYVISNFSNKLFSLKLAKDLQKRVFMYPSNKWSLNISKEEERFFSMVLKNEKDFTV; encoded by the coding sequence TTGATACCAAAAGGTATTGAAGACAAGTACGAAGTCATTCGTATACTGCAAGAAACAGCAGCTACCGCAGTATTACTTGTCAATTACAAATCGATAGGAGCATTAAGAATTCTTAAAGCCATTCACAAGGCGAGTCCTAATGCACACAGCATCCTATCCGAAGCACATCTTTTACAAGGGATTAAATCATCCCGAATACCCACCATTTATAGTGTAGAAGATACAAATGATATGTACTACCTAGTTGAGGAATTTATTGAAGGAATTTCCCTCCGGGAGTATCTGTTACAAACTAAGTTATCTAAAGAAGAGTTATATAGATTGGCCATAGAAGTATGCCATATCTTTGAAGCGTTGCATTCTGCAGAGCCAGAGCCTGTGCTTTACAGGGATTTAAAGCCAGAGCATCTAATTTTGCAGGGTGATAAACTACGCCTTATTGACTTTGGTATTGCTATAAAAAAGTCTCAGTCGGCTACGGCTATGCCCTTAGGCACAAAAAATTGGTCCGCACCTGAACAGTTAAAAGGCCAAAAGCTTGATGAGCGTTGTGATATATACAGCGTTGGAAAGATAATTGAGTTTTTGCAGATTAATAGTTATGCAAAAGATGATTTCAGGTTAAGAAAACTAGTAGATAAAGCTACTGCTGCAAGTCCATCTGATCGATACAACTCTGTCAATGAACTATTGTCACAGTTGCTTAAGCTACAGGGAGTTAGAGCTAATGAAAATACGGAATCAGGCATTCGCCATAGACAAATAGCCGTGATTGGTGCCGATTGTGGAGTCGGGACCACTCATATCGCTATCAATCTATGTCGCTATCTAAATAGCAAACATATAGATACATACTACAAAGATTTTGAAAAAAACACTGTTCATCATCTTTGGGAGCATTTTAAAGACAGCCACGTTAGGTCAGGTGTTTTATACCACAAAAACTTTAGAGGCATTTTAAATTATGGTGATGCCGTAGAAAGTTACGCACCTCCAACAGGTCTTTATGTCCTAGATTGTGGAACTAATGATAAATACATTTCAGATGCCCAAATTATATTTTATATAGTAAGTGCATCTCCTTGGAAAACTATAAATTATCCATACTGGATTAAGGATAAAACTGTTTATGTTATTTCTAATTTCTCTAACAAACTTTTTTCCTTAAAGCTAGCAAAGGATTTGCAAAAAAGAGTTTTCATGTATCCATCAAATAAATGGTCTTTGAATATTTCTAAAGAAGAAGAAAGATTTTTTTCTATGGTTTTGAAAAATGAAAAGGATTTTACTGTTTAA
- a CDS encoding PucR family transcriptional regulator, producing the protein MNFDDKKEKLLEQLSKATGINFQITDSELSDEETVNKLKEMVVRFNVLDSKSSFYRAYLTRELSYSDAAAYIHRFHIDENAIRMLFYLESQVDYPKEAVSLLKSLLPDSQDALVQIDSKHIAIIVHFDSIPTDEDIIQYCNEFLDMLESEAFLSFKVSYDLPISKFTELPNSYKDIVLAMHIGNIFRSSDHVYSYSTMGLGRLLYNIPEEEVETYLNNHINIDILAQLDVETLNLLEAFFDNDLSLAETSRKMFIHRNTLIYRLDKFADLTGYDVRKFSDAITVKLSLMLYNYIRSR; encoded by the coding sequence ATGAATTTTGATGATAAAAAGGAAAAATTACTAGAACAATTATCAAAGGCTACTGGCATTAATTTTCAAATTACTGATTCAGAACTATCAGATGAGGAAACCGTCAACAAATTAAAAGAAATGGTTGTCCGCTTTAATGTGCTGGACTCAAAGAGCTCTTTCTATAGGGCCTACTTAACCAGAGAGCTTTCCTACTCTGATGCAGCCGCTTATATTCATCGCTTTCATATTGATGAAAACGCAATCCGTATGCTTTTTTATTTGGAAAGTCAGGTGGATTATCCGAAGGAAGCTGTGTCATTGCTAAAAAGCTTGCTCCCTGATTCCCAGGATGCTTTAGTTCAAATAGATTCAAAACACATTGCAATTATCGTTCATTTTGATTCCATTCCAACTGATGAAGATATCATTCAGTACTGCAATGAATTTTTGGATATGCTGGAGTCAGAGGCTTTCCTTAGCTTTAAGGTTTCATATGATTTGCCGATAAGCAAATTCACTGAGCTTCCTAACTCTTATAAAGATATTGTTTTGGCTATGCATATTGGAAATATATTTAGAAGTTCCGACCATGTATATTCATATAGCACTATGGGACTTGGTCGATTGCTTTACAATATTCCTGAAGAAGAAGTTGAAACATATCTAAACAATCACATAAATATCGACATTTTAGCGCAGCTTGACGTGGAAACTTTGAACCTTTTAGAGGCATTTTTTGATAACGATTTGTCACTTGCTGAGACTTCACGCAAAATGTTCATTCATCGAAATACTTTGATTTATCGTCTGGATAAATTCGCCGATCTAACAGGATATGACGTGAGAAAATTTTCGGATGCAATTACAGTGAAGCTATCATTGATGCTTTACAATTACATTCGCAGTAGATAA